One genomic window of Myxocyprinus asiaticus isolate MX2 ecotype Aquarium Trade chromosome 5, UBuf_Myxa_2, whole genome shotgun sequence includes the following:
- the LOC127441044 gene encoding homeobox protein engrailed-2b-like, protein MEETDHSSREVERQDSGDESRAILPLLQAPGNLLPHRITNFYIDNILRPDFGRRKEGSRRDEINTVERENRCPSTPGSGQVGAPVSEEGTSSPNIVNASKKTDITADAPLKIRAETGDQCLSSDSDCSQSNALPSNKPMLWPAWVYCTRYSDRPSSGPRSRKPKKKNPTKEDKRPRTAFTAEQLQRLKTEFQNNRYLTEQRRQALAQELGLNESQIKIWFQNKRAKIKKASGNKNTLALHLMAQGLYNHATSTKDDNSDSD, encoded by the exons ATGGAAGAAACTGATCATAGCAGCAGAGAAGTGGAGCGTCAGGATTCGGGCGATGAATCTAGGGCAATTCTACCCCTGTTGCAGGCTCCTGGAAACCTACTCCCGCACAGAATAACCAACTTTTACATCGACAACATTTTAAGACCAGACTTTGGTCGCAGGAAAGAAGGATCCAGACGTGATGAAATTAATACAGTTGAGAGAGAAAATCGCTGTCCATCGACTCCCGGATCGGGGCAGGTAGGAGCTCCAGTGTCAGAGGAAGGAACCTCGAGCCCTAACATAGTAAACGCGTCTAAGAAAACTGATATAACCGCGGACGCACCTCTGAAAATCCGTGCAGAGACTGGAGATCAGTGCTTAAGCTCAGATTCGGATTGCTCGCAAAGTAACGCTTTGCCGTCGAACAAGCCAATGCTTTGGCCGGCTTGGGTATATTGCACAAGATATTCCGACAGGCCTTCATCAG GCCCAAGATCCCGCAAACCAAAGAAGAAAAATCCAACCAAGGAAGACAAGCGTCCAAGAACAGCCTTTACAGCGGAGCAACTCCAGAGACTCAAGACTGAATTCCAGAATAACCGTTACCTGACGGAGCAAAGGAGGCAAGCTTTGGCACAGGAGCTCGGCCTTAACGAATCTCAAATCAAAATCTGGTTCCAGAACAAAAGAGCAAAGATTAAAAAAGCTTCGGGGAATAAAAACACACTTGCATTACACCTGATGGCACAGGGA